The Erpetoichthys calabaricus chromosome 5, fErpCal1.3, whole genome shotgun sequence genome has a segment encoding these proteins:
- the st3gal5 gene encoding lactosylceramide alpha-2,3-sialyltransferase, with protein MRLRQTTLNAVWNRKPYEVPNKNMPRAMVLYRGIFRIGIVFTVFIITLRWFILYKAPSESRPWEQNSIDPNYVEIVQKFVSKVLQQECIPSSVRKNMSVLFSGKYKPYILPFLTKDTILNDTIFQYFPPFGFNNLQHKLEEILSLFPDLPKNKVTVEPCKRCVVVGSGGILRGLELGHLLDQFDVIIRLNNAPVKDFSKDVGTRTTIRMSYPEGSPKIWDDFDPDVLFVAVIYKRVDFNWLKAMVTKEQLSLFDWIFFWQEVAGSIPIKPSQFRILNPEIVIQTAMDLLQLPPPRWKLWGQDQNVPTVGVIASIMATYLCDEVSLAGFGYDLSQPEAPLHYYESTRMDAMKSQTMHNVDTERQFLASLVKAGVIKDLTGGIHCTFCKMKTL; from the exons ATGAGGTTAAGACAAACCACTCTAAATGCAGTGTGGAATAGAAAGCCATATGAAGTGCCAAATAAAAACATGCCAAGGGCCATGGTTTTATACAGAGGTATATTCAG GATTGGAATTGTCTTCACAGTTTTCATCATCACTCTGCGTTGGTTTATTCTCTACAAAGCTCCCAGTGAATCCAGACCATGGGAGCAGAACAGCATTGATCCGAACTATGTCGAG aTTGTCCAAAAGTTTGTATCTAAAGTCTTGCAGCAGGAGTGCATTCCATCTTCAGTTAGAAAAAACATGTCAGTCTTGTTTTCTGGAAAATACAAACCTTACATCCTTCCTTTTCTGACAAAGGATACGATTCTTAATGACACAATATTCCAGTACTTTCCAccttttggatttaataatcttcaacATAAACTGGAAGAGATTTTAAGTCTTTTTCCTGATTTACcgaaaaataaagtcacagtggAACCCTGTAAACGTTGTGTTGTGGTAGGAAGTGGCGGAATTCTACGTGGATTAGAGCTTGGTCATCTGCTGGATCAATTTGATGTGATAATCAG ACTGAACAATGCTCCAGTCAAAGACTTTTCCAAAGATGTTGGCACCAGAACTACAATCAGAATGAGTTATCCCGAAGGATCCCCCAAAATATGGGATGATTTTGATCCTGATGTATTGTTTGTTGCTGTCATTTACAAAAGAGTTGACTTTAACTGGCTTAAAGCAATGGTAACAAAAGAACAATTG tctTTATTTGACTGGATTTTCTTTTGGCAAGAAGTTGCAGGAAGTATTCCCATCAAACCCTCACAGTTTCGAATCTTAAACCCTGAAATAGTCATTCAAACGGCTATGGACCTTCTTCAGCTCCCGCCCCCTCGCTGGAAACTGTGGGGTCAGGACCAG AATGTACCCACGGTGGGAGTCATTGCTTCAATTATGGCTACATACCTTTGTGATGAGGTGAGTTTGGCAGGTTTTGGATATGACCTCAGCCAACCAGAAGCACCCCTGCATTACTATGAAAGTACTCGTATGGATGCTATGAAAAGTCAGACAATGCATAATGTGGACACTGAAAGACAGTTTCTGGCATCCTTGGTGAAAGCTGGTGTGATTAAGGACCTCACTGGTGGCATACACTGTACATTctgcaaaatgaagactttgtag